In Kaistella sp. 97-N-M2, the sequence ATAGGAGCGCACTTTTTCATCCAGCTGAGAATCCGAAGGTCCTAAACCGCCGAAAACACGCCATGCGCGTATATCATTGGATCCACCATTAAAATAAGACCGAACAAAGGGCATGGTGCTGGAGTTTCCGTACGGAATACCGACGCCGATAAACTGGCGCAACGCCAACGTATGCTTATTATTAAAAAGACTGTAATATTTTCGCACGTCGAAATCGAATTTCACAAATTGGGAGTAGGGAATATTGAAAATACTTTTTGAAGTCCCCGATACAATGCCGTCTTCGCGCTCTCTGTTATTGAAGATGTTGAAAACGTTTCCGGCGGTCTCTACTTTCGCATTAAAATACATCGGATTAGGGCGGTCTTTTTTACCGATCTCGTTGTAAATAAAATTGTAGACCATCGACGAAATTAATACGTCCTGCGTTTGGCGGTCTTTGTTTATTAAAGATTGCAGAAATGTATTATAAGTGCCCAGTTCCTCACCTGAAAGAGAAGCCACGAAGTTTGTGTCGTTTAAAATTAATTCAGAAAAATCATCGGAACTAATTTTATTGTCGATAAAATCCTGGTACAAAGCAGGAGAGTAGGTTTGGAATAAAGAATTTCGAACTTCCGCATCTGCGGGAAAGAAATCATAATACCGGTCTTTATTTCGGGTTAAACTTAATTGCGTATTGAAAAGCGACAGACGATGGGACACGATATCGTTTACATTAGCGAAATAATTTAAACTTCCGTTAAAGTTGATTCTGCCCAAGCCAATATTATTTTGAACTGAGGTTCCCAAAATGATCGACGAGGTTGGCGAATATCTTTTCGGAATGAGTTTCCAGGTTTTAAAAGGCAGCAGCAGCCGCGGAAAATTTAGGGTGGCCTGCGCGGAAATTTCGTAGGCTAAACTTCTTTTCTCCGTGTTTTTGGTGTTCACCACAGATCCGAATACGCCGGATACGTTTGTACTTAAGTTCTCTGCGCCGCCGAAAATATTTCTCGTGGTGAGATCGACGGAAGGAGAAATTCCGAAATTTAAAATCTGGGAGTAATTGATATCGGTGGAAACCTTAAAATCATATTTCGGCAGCGGAGCGAGGTAATAGCTGACGTCTAAAATACTGTCGCTGTTCTTCCGCAAATCTTCATTATACTTTATGATGGTAAAATTGTTGGTGGCTGCAATATTTCGCTTTGTAAGATCCAGGTTTTTCTGGTCGTACACTTCGCCTTTCCTTAAAATAATGGGCCGCCACAACGACATAATTTTAAATTGATCATCCAGCTTATAAAAATTAATTCCGAGCAAAGAATCTTTTGTGGTGCTCGCGGTATCTGCAAGTTTTTCTAGAAGATGAACTTTGATGTCGCCAATGGTGGTAATTTTATACGGCGAATCGATGGAATCTTTATGAATATCCATCGTAAGCGGAACCTGTTTTCGGCTTTGTAAAGTATCTGCCGTGAAATAAATTTCTTCGTTGGAACTGTTGAATTTGTAATATCCGCGCTCCTTCATCAGATCGCCGATTCGCTTTACTTCTTTTTCGAGGATGCTTTGATCGAGAATTTCGCGACCTTTAACCAAACTTTTGTTAAGGTCTTCCTCATAAATTCCTTTGATGGCAGGATCGGGAATATTATAGTAATAATCGCTGATATTGGTTGGATCCTTATGAGTAATTAAATAATTGACCTGCGCTTTTTTTGCCGCAGAATCCAAATCATGACTGAATTTCACTTCGGTATCCCAATAACCTTTGTAAACAAGAAATTTTCGAATGGAATTGGCACTGATTTCCGTTTTGCCCTGATCTAAAATAACAGGCGGCTGCCCAATATTATGCATGAACCGTTGGGCAAACAAACTTTTTCCCACATATTCGGGATGTTCGTATTTAATGAAAAGGGAATCCCGCAGTTTTTGATCGCGCATGTCTGAAGGAAAGGTCATATATTCGTTAAGAATCGAATCATATTTGGGATTGCTCGCATTATAAAACCAGAGCCCGACCGGAAAAAGAAATAACTGTTTTTTATTCGGTTTTTGGCTCACATAATCCGGCACATCATCGTCGTGGATCTTGCCGTCTTCATATTTAAAAGTATTTTTGGTTAATAAAAAATCGCCCTCAGGTACCTTTTTTGTCGTACTACAGGCGTATAGAAAGAGTATGGTAATTGCGGATGAAAAAAATAAGTAATACTTTTGAAAATATATTGAAATATGCTTACGGCTCATAAAATAAAAATTTTACAGTCTTTAGACCAAAAGAAGTTCAGACAAAAATACAATTTGTTTTTGGTTGAAGGCAACAAAACGATTAAAGAAATACCCGCTTCGCCCTATAAAATAAGAGAAGTTTTCTCTCTTAATCCGGCGGAACTCCACTTCGAAACCGCCGTTGCTGCTGAAATTTCCGCGGCCGAATTAAAAAAGATAAGTTTTCTGCAACACCCTAAAGATTCTGTGGCTGTTTGCGAATTGAGGGAAGAAAAACTTCAGGAAAACACCGGCATCCAATTAATTTTAGATGGCATTCAGGATCCGGGGAACTTAGGAACGCTCATCCGGCTCGCAGATTGGTTTGGGATCGCGCAGATTATCTGCAGTGAAGATACCGTCGATTTTTACAATCCGAAGGTCATCCAGGCGAGCATGGGATCTTTTGTCCGCGTTAATATTGTATATCAAAATTTAGAAAATTTTCTGCAGAAAACTAAAAATCCCGTTATTGGGACCGATATGGAGGGGTCGAATTTTTACCAATTTGCATTTCCCGACCGCTTTAATCTTGTCTTAGGAAATGAAGGAAATGGCATTCGTCCCGAAATCGAAAAACTGTTAACAGACAAAATTACCATTCCGCGTTTTGGGAAATCCAAAGCCACGGAAAGTTTAAATGTCTCCATGGCTGGGGGAATTATCTTGGGACAAATTTTTAAAGAAAAATAAAAAAGCCACTTTTCAGCGGCTTTTAAATTATATCAACTGTTCCATACTGGAAGTTGTTCTGTTTTTTTGGTATTCCTCCAATTTGGTTCGAATAAATCTTAGTGCGATAGGAGCTAAGTAGATCAGCGCCAATCCGATAGCTTTCTTCTTCCAGCTTGCGTTTAAAATGCTTTTACGGGCATAATTTCCAACAAAGGTAACTGCACCAATCTTTAAGGCATTTTCCACGAGGTTTGAGCCGGCTTCGCTCCGGGCAAAACCTACGATGGAATCTCTGTTCAAAACGGTTTCTTTAACGCTGTTCGAAACTTCCTTCATTATTTCCTGCGTTTTGATCTCTACTTTCATTTCGCCGTCGGGTTGCATTTCTTCTTTCAAATATTTATCTGTAAAACCGTGCGTTAATGCGCTAAGGCTTTCTTTCGTGTTTTCAAAAGTTAAAAGATCCTCCATTTCGGAGATGTCTTTTTTAAGTAATGCCTTTTTACGTCGAAGTTCTTCCAGGCTTCCGAATTTATTTGCCATAATATTAATCTTCTAAAGATTCAAGAATTTTATTTGCTACCATACTTTTAATCGATTTTCTCATCGCGATGACCAGAATTAAAATCAACAGAAATAATCCGGCGACGATAAGCAAACCATAACCATAGTTATGCAGATACGTTCCAATGAGGAATCCTATGCCAAAAAGAAAGAGAAGCATGAAGAAAAGCGCGGAAAAAAGCGCCAAGATAATATAGATGACCGTGCCCAAAATTGAAACCGACTTTTCTGTAGCTTCCAGTTTCAAAAGATCTGCTCTTTTATAGGCGTACTCTTTGATAAGTTCCAACATTTCCTTAATTTTTTTAAAGTTACAAAAAAAGGAACTTATAGCGTAAGTTCCTTTTTATTTTATAAGATAAACGGAATCTAAATTAAGATTGAAGTCCGTCTAATTCATTCTCAACATCTTTCACAACTTCAGTTGTTTTAGAGATTGCCTGATCTTTGTATTTGTCGTAACCTTCTTTTACAGACGAAACCACTTTATCGGCTGTATCTTTAACCTGCGTAGAGATGTTACCATATTGATCTCTTACTTTACCGGAAACATCCTGATACTGCTCTTTCGCTTTCTCAGCAACTCTTCCGTATTCGTCAACCGCTTGATTTTTCAAGTCGCCTGCTTTTTCTTTAATCTTCTTTCTGGTTTCTTTACCTTCTTCTGGTGCATAAAGCATTCCTAATACTACACCTGCTGCTGCACCTGCAAGAAGTCCTGCTAATACTCCTGCTGCGTTATTTCCTTTTTTAGACATTTTAGTTATTTTTAATAGTTAGTAATAATGTTTGATGACTCACGTCTCTTGCGAAGTTGCAATTAATATACCAATCAGCGGAAACGAAATATTAAATTATGTTAAATATCTTGAATGTGAGACAATATCAGCGCAATCGTTTCCATTTTCGACAAATTGGTGTTATCGATAAGAATTGCATCTTCCGCCTGTCGAAGGGGTGCCACTGTTCTTTCGCTGTCGATCTTATCCCGGTGCACCAGATTTTCCCGAACCTCCTGTTCGTCGCTTTCGATGCCGAGGGATTGCAGCTCCAGAAATCGTCTTCGTGTGCGCTCGTCGATGCTTGCGGTAAGGAAAAATTTGTAATCCGCATTCGGCAAAACAACGGTTCCAATATCGCGCCCATCTAAAATAACGCCGCCTTGCTGTGCGATTTCACGTTGGATGTTCAGCAGAAAATCGCGTACTTCCTTTTGACAGGCAATGAGACTCACGTTCGCAGCAACAGCATTACTTCGGATTTCCATCGAGACATTATTGCCATTCAGGAAAAGCACCAATTCGCTGTTAAAATTTCTAAATTCTAAATTGATGTGATCCAGTTTTTGAAAAAGGTCCGCAAGATTAATTTCAGAGTTTTCATTCAAACAATTTGTCAGCGCAAAATAGGTGACTCCACGATACAGCGCACCGGTATCCATATGAAAAAGACCTAGTTTTTCTGCAATAATTTTAGAAATTGAACTTTTTCCGGTGGAGGAATAGCCGTCGATAGCGATTACGGGTTTTCTCATATCGCAAATTTCATCATTTTTTTTGAATTCCGGAAATATAGAGCGTGGAAAGGGGAGGCAGAATTTATTATCTTCTGTTACCGCTCAGCTGGATCAGGTCCATCGAAAGTCCAAACATGTTAACGTTGGACGAGTTGTGGTAGCGCACATGCGAATAATCGAAACGGAAAGAAGATATCTTTATACCGAAACCCGCGGAAAGGCCGGAAAAACTTCGTTGGTCCAAAACAGCCAGTTCGTTTCCGCGGCGTACATTGTAGCCGAAGCGCAGATTAAAACTTTGCTCCGGGAAAAGTTCTGCACCAAAAGACAAATGATCCGCCACTTTTCGCGACCAGCGAATCTCCTGCCCGTTGTTATTAAAATCCTGAGAAATGTTTAATTTTTGCAGATCGTGTGCTGTAACCGTTAGCGCTACAGGAAATTCATCCAGAATTTTCGTGTAGCCTAAATCCACGCGGAAAGCTACGTTTTCCCTTACACCGTTAAATGGCTTAAACTGATACCCGAAATTTCGAAAAACCAAAGCTAAAGTTTCTTTCGTCTTTTCTTTGTAGTACGTTACACCCGCGCTCCCGACTACCGCCATGGACGTAAAATTGTCGATTTTTGAGGTAACGAAATTCGCGCTTCCCGCAATGGTCCAGTTATCATCAAACTGATAGGCATACCCCGCACCAACCGTCGCGTCGAAGGCACCAAATTCTCCATCGATGGTTGCACTTTCGTCTGTCCGCGGAATTCTGCCATAGTCCATATACTTTGCGTTGAAGGAGATCAAATGTCCTTCTTCCAAATCCTTTACAAAGGAAATGGTGCCGTATTTCGAATCTGCCAGGTAGGAGGCATAGTTCACTGAAATCATTTGATCCTGATCTAAATTCATCAACCCGGGATTAACTGCCGCGAAACTTACATCGTAATCCCGCACCGATACGGCGTCGCCACCCAAAGCGGCCTGTCTCGCAGATACCGGAATATTGAGGAAAGGATAAACGTTTGTTCCTTCCTGTGCAAACAAAATGGTAGCGGCAAACAGCAGAGGAATAAGGGTGATTTTTTTCAAATGAAGGAATCTGGTGACAAAAATAATTCTTTTATATAATTTTCGAAAATATTTCTCTGTAAATATAAATCTATAAACGAAATTATTTGGGTTTCCTTATATTTGCCCTGCAAAAAAGGCAATAAAATAAAAAAAATGAAATACAAAAGAATTCTACTCAAACTCAGCGGTGAGGCGCTAATGGGAAACCGATCTTACGGAATTGATAATGACCGCCTAAAAGAGTATGCCGAGGAAATTAAAAAGGTTGTAGATATGGGTTGCGAAGTGGCGATCGTGATTGGTGGAGGAAACATTTTCCGTGGTTTGGCCGGCGCTGCAAAAGGGATGGATAGAGTTCAGGGCGATTATATGGGAATGTTGGCCACCGTGATCAACGGCATGGCTTTACAAGGCGCTTTGGAAGATGCCGGAATCTTCACGCGTCTTCAGTCTGCAATCGAGATGGACAAAGTAGCCGAGCCCTTCATCAAAAGAAAAGCAACGCGTCATTTAGAAAAGGGCAGAGTTGTAATTTTCGGTGCAGGTACCGGAAATCCTTACTTTACCACCGATACCGCTGCTACGTTGCGCGCCATTGAAATTGGTGCTGATGTTATTTTAAAAGGTACCAGAGTTGACGGAATTTATGATTCAGATCCTGAAAAAAATGCAGATGCGGTAAAATATAATTCTTTAACTTTCGACGAGGTTTTCGAAAAAGGGTTAAAGGTAATGGATATGACCGCTTTTACTTTGAGCCACGAAAATAAATTACCGATTATTGTGTTTGATATGAATAAGGACGGAAATCTTTTAAAAATCGTGGAAGGCGAAAACATTGGAACACTGGTAACTGTTACTAATTAGAAAAAAAGGGAGGTAAACCTTAACTAGAAATAAAAATTTATGGAAGATTTAGAACTTATTGCAGATATGGTGAAGCAGGAAATGGATGCTGCCATTAAACATTTGGATCACGCTTTTCAAAAAATTAGAGCCGGCCGCGCGTCTACAACCATGGTTCAGGATGTGATGGTCGAATATTACGGCGCACCGACCCCGCTGAATCAAGTGGCGAATGTGATGGTTCCCGATGCGATGACGATTTCCATTCAGCCCTGGGACAAAACTGCCATTGGCGCCATCGAAAAAGCCATCATCAATTCAAATCTGGGTTTTGCACCGATGAATAATGGCGAAAACATTATTTTAAATGTGCCACCATTAACCGAAGAACGCAGACGCGAACTGGCCAAAAGTGCCAAAAGCGAGTCCGATGCAACTAAAGTTACCGTGCGTAACGCCAGACAGGAAGGCATGAAAGATCTTCGCAAACTCGAAGGGGTTTCGGAAGATCTTATTAAAGATGAAGAGGCGAAAATTCAGATACTGACCGATAATTATGTAAAATTATGCGACGATCATTTAAAAGTGAAAGAAGCAGAGATTATGAAGGTCTGATTTATGCCGATAAATAGAAAAGCCGTTTCAATTTTTTTGAAACGGCTTTTAATTTTTCTAAAATGTTACTCCAAGCACTATACTTCCATCATCAACCATTCTTCATTTCATTTTCCCTTCTCTGCAAAACTGAAAATATTCCCCAGTTTAATTTTGGAGTAGCCGTTGGATTTTATTTTGGATGCATTAATCATGGCCTGCGCTAAAACATCGGTTGGTAAAGGTTTTTGATGCGTAAGGATACCGAATTTATTTGCAAATTTGATGATTTTTCCGCCTAAAACTTCGCCGGTGCGTTCCGTATCTTTGCGCTCCAACATTCCGGGTTGAAATATGGTGATTTTATTAAAATGAAGGTTTTTCACGCTTTCTTCCAGGTCGCCTTTCATTTTGGAATAGAAAATTTTTGACTTCGGCGACGCACCGTAAGAGGAAACCAAAATATAATCTTCCACGCCGTTTTCTTTGGCCGTTTTTGCAAAGTTATACTGATAATCGTAGTCGACTTTGCGCTGCTCTTCTTTGCTTCCGGCATTTTTCAGCGTGGTGCCGAGACAGGAAAAAGCCACATCGCCCTGTACGAGATCTCTCCATTCCGCGGGTTTATCGAAGTCGACAAGATGATTTTTTAATTTCGGATTTTCTGTTTCTAAAGGTTTCCGCACGAAAACATTCACTTCCTCATAGTCGGGATCATTCAATAATTGTTTGACCAAATCTTTTCCTGTAGCGCCGGTGGCGCCGATAACGAGTGCTTTCATTTTATAACGGGACTGAATATTGAGTGATTAGCAAAATTCTAAGTTTTAAAACTACTAAATTTGAATTGAAAATTATTATTTCTTACCAATTAACTTACTATTCCTTAAAAAGATGGACGCGAACCAAATTCTCGATCATTGTCTCGCCAGGAAAGGCGTGGTGGAGACTTTCCCTTTCAACCCCGAAACGCTTGTGCTGAAAGTAGGAGGCAAGATGTTTCTGCTAATGCCTTTGGAGACACAACCTTTGACCATTTCCGTGAAAACCGACCCGGAATGGAGCGCAGAACTTCGGGAGCAGCATCCGCAGGTCACCGGCGCTTATCACATGAACAAAACGCACTGGAATTCGGTGCTTTGTGAGGGTTTAAAACCGGATTTGATTTTAAAACTCATCGATCACTCTTATGATCTTGTTGTCGCGTCACTGCCAAAAAAGATCCGCGGAGAACTTTGAAAGTAGTAAGTTTTTTTTCGATCAATTTATATGAAAAATTCTTAAAAATCAATTCAAAAATCAGCCAGATCTGCGCGCAAAAACTTTTTGGTTTTATCGTTTCAAAGTTTTAAAATTGAAACTTTTCCGTCCGAATTTTATCTTCGTCCAGTCTTTCGACGAGTTTTTCTAAATTTTCAAACTTAATTTCCTCGTGCAGAAATTCCCTGAAATTAACCGAAATCGCCTCGCCGTAAATATCATCCTCAAAATTTAAAATATAAACTTCCACGGAAAGTTCCTCGCCCGCAACCGTCGGATTTGTTCCAATGCTCAACATTCCTTTTAAATGTTGACCTTTCACAAAAACATCCACAATATAAGCGCCTTTTTTCGGTAAGAGTTTGATTTGATCGACCGCTATATTCGCCGTTGGATAACCTATTGTGCGCCCAATTTTCCTGCCGTGAACTACTTTTCCCGCCACGGAATAAACATAGCCCAACATTTCGTTTGCTTCTTTTACATTTCCGGCGGCTAATGCATTGCGGATTTGCGTAGAACTGATGTGTTTGTCCCGAAAATCGACGGCTTCAACCTGTTCCACTTCAAAACCTGATTCCGGCGCCATCTTTTCGAGTAAACTGAAATCGCCGCTCTTGTTTTTGCCGAAAGTATGATCGTGCCCGATGATTAAATGTTTTATGTTTAACCGTTCTACCAAAATCTGCTTCACGAATTCTTCGCCCGTCAAATTGCGAAAATCGGCATCGAATTCTTTCAAAAATAAATTCTGAACGCCATGCTTTTGGAGGAAATAGGTTTTCTCTTCAATCGTATTCAGCAGTTTTAAATCATCGTCGGGACTGAAAACAGTTCGGGGATGCGGCCAAAAAGTGAGGATCGCAGACTCCAGATTCTTTTTTTGGGCTACGGTATTGAGTTGATTTATAATAGATT encodes:
- a CDS encoding BamA/TamA family outer membrane protein; this translates as MSRKHISIYFQKYYLFFSSAITILFLYACSTTKKVPEGDFLLTKNTFKYEDGKIHDDDVPDYVSQKPNKKQLFLFPVGLWFYNASNPKYDSILNEYMTFPSDMRDQKLRDSLFIKYEHPEYVGKSLFAQRFMHNIGQPPVILDQGKTEISANSIRKFLVYKGYWDTEVKFSHDLDSAAKKAQVNYLITHKDPTNISDYYYNIPDPAIKGIYEEDLNKSLVKGREILDQSILEKEVKRIGDLMKERGYYKFNSSNEEIYFTADTLQSRKQVPLTMDIHKDSIDSPYKITTIGDIKVHLLEKLADTASTTKDSLLGINFYKLDDQFKIMSLWRPIILRKGEVYDQKNLDLTKRNIAATNNFTIIKYNEDLRKNSDSILDVSYYLAPLPKYDFKVSTDINYSQILNFGISPSVDLTTRNIFGGAENLSTNVSGVFGSVVNTKNTEKRSLAYEISAQATLNFPRLLLPFKTWKLIPKRYSPTSSIILGTSVQNNIGLGRINFNGSLNYFANVNDIVSHRLSLFNTQLSLTRNKDRYYDFFPADAEVRNSLFQTYSPALYQDFIDNKISSDDFSELILNDTNFVASLSGEELGTYNTFLQSLINKDRQTQDVLISSMVYNFIYNEIGKKDRPNPMYFNAKVETAGNVFNIFNNREREDGIVSGTSKSIFNIPYSQFVKFDFDVRKYYSLFNNKHTLALRQFIGVGIPYGNSSTMPFVRSYFNGGSNDIRAWRVFGGLGPSDSQLDEKVRSYIMDNVKLTTNIEYRMPFTEMFEGAAFVDAGNIWSLKDNGFGDEFKFNKFLSQMGVGTGLGLRINVAYITLRLDAAYKVYDPNKPMGDRWVINKWQPLKPVLNFAFGYPF
- a CDS encoding RNA methyltransferase, with the translated sequence MLTAHKIKILQSLDQKKFRQKYNLFLVEGNKTIKEIPASPYKIREVFSLNPAELHFETAVAAEISAAELKKISFLQHPKDSVAVCELREEKLQENTGIQLILDGIQDPGNLGTLIRLADWFGIAQIICSEDTVDFYNPKVIQASMGSFVRVNIVYQNLENFLQKTKNPVIGTDMEGSNFYQFAFPDRFNLVLGNEGNGIRPEIEKLLTDKITIPRFGKSKATESLNVSMAGGIILGQIFKEK
- a CDS encoding phosphoribosyl-ATP pyrophosphatase — protein: MANKFGSLEELRRKKALLKKDISEMEDLLTFENTKESLSALTHGFTDKYLKEEMQPDGEMKVEIKTQEIMKEVSNSVKETVLNRDSIVGFARSEAGSNLVENALKIGAVTFVGNYARKSILNASWKKKAIGLALIYLAPIALRFIRTKLEEYQKNRTTSSMEQLI
- a CDS encoding phage holin family protein — encoded protein: MLELIKEYAYKRADLLKLEATEKSVSILGTVIYIILALFSALFFMLLFLFGIGFLIGTYLHNYGYGLLIVAGLFLLILILVIAMRKSIKSMVANKILESLED
- a CDS encoding YtxH domain-containing protein — its product is MSKKGNNAAGVLAGLLAGAAAGVVLGMLYAPEEGKETRKKIKEKAGDLKNQAVDEYGRVAEKAKEQYQDVSGKVRDQYGNISTQVKDTADKVVSSVKEGYDKYKDQAISKTTEVVKDVENELDGLQS
- the cmk gene encoding (d)CMP kinase, which codes for MRKPVIAIDGYSSTGKSSISKIIAEKLGLFHMDTGALYRGVTYFALTNCLNENSEINLADLFQKLDHINLEFRNFNSELVLFLNGNNVSMEIRSNAVAANVSLIACQKEVRDFLLNIQREIAQQGGVILDGRDIGTVVLPNADYKFFLTASIDERTRRRFLELQSLGIESDEQEVRENLVHRDKIDSERTVAPLRQAEDAILIDNTNLSKMETIALILSHIQDI
- the porQ gene encoding type IX secretion system protein PorQ, with translation MKKITLIPLLFAATILFAQEGTNVYPFLNIPVSARQAALGGDAVSVRDYDVSFAAVNPGLMNLDQDQMISVNYASYLADSKYGTISFVKDLEEGHLISFNAKYMDYGRIPRTDESATIDGEFGAFDATVGAGYAYQFDDNWTIAGSANFVTSKIDNFTSMAVVGSAGVTYYKEKTKETLALVFRNFGYQFKPFNGVRENVAFRVDLGYTKILDEFPVALTVTAHDLQKLNISQDFNNNGQEIRWSRKVADHLSFGAELFPEQSFNLRFGYNVRRGNELAVLDQRSFSGLSAGFGIKISSFRFDYSHVRYHNSSNVNMFGLSMDLIQLSGNRR
- the pyrH gene encoding UMP kinase; translated protein: MKYKRILLKLSGEALMGNRSYGIDNDRLKEYAEEIKKVVDMGCEVAIVIGGGNIFRGLAGAAKGMDRVQGDYMGMLATVINGMALQGALEDAGIFTRLQSAIEMDKVAEPFIKRKATRHLEKGRVVIFGAGTGNPYFTTDTAATLRAIEIGADVILKGTRVDGIYDSDPEKNADAVKYNSLTFDEVFEKGLKVMDMTAFTLSHENKLPIIVFDMNKDGNLLKIVEGENIGTLVTVTN
- the frr gene encoding ribosome recycling factor produces the protein MEDLELIADMVKQEMDAAIKHLDHAFQKIRAGRASTTMVQDVMVEYYGAPTPLNQVANVMVPDAMTISIQPWDKTAIGAIEKAIINSNLGFAPMNNGENIILNVPPLTEERRRELAKSAKSESDATKVTVRNARQEGMKDLRKLEGVSEDLIKDEEAKIQILTDNYVKLCDDHLKVKEAEIMKV
- a CDS encoding NAD(P)H-binding protein, with the translated sequence MKALVIGATGATGKDLVKQLLNDPDYEEVNVFVRKPLETENPKLKNHLVDFDKPAEWRDLVQGDVAFSCLGTTLKNAGSKEEQRKVDYDYQYNFAKTAKENGVEDYILVSSYGASPKSKIFYSKMKGDLEESVKNLHFNKITIFQPGMLERKDTERTGEVLGGKIIKFANKFGILTHQKPLPTDVLAQAMINASKIKSNGYSKIKLGNIFSFAEKGK
- a CDS encoding MmcQ/YjbR family DNA-binding protein → MDANQILDHCLARKGVVETFPFNPETLVLKVGGKMFLLMPLETQPLTISVKTDPEWSAELREQHPQVTGAYHMNKTHWNSVLCEGLKPDLILKLIDHSYDLVVASLPKKIRGEL
- a CDS encoding bifunctional riboflavin kinase/FAD synthetase encodes the protein MKIIKNFPNYHESTPLALSIGTFDGVHLGHQSIINQLNTVAQKKNLESAILTFWPHPRTVFSPDDDLKLLNTIEEKTYFLQKHGVQNLFLKEFDADFRNLTGEEFVKQILVERLNIKHLIIGHDHTFGKNKSGDFSLLEKMAPESGFEVEQVEAVDFRDKHISSTQIRNALAAGNVKEANEMLGYVYSVAGKVVHGRKIGRTIGYPTANIAVDQIKLLPKKGAYIVDVFVKGQHLKGMLSIGTNPTVAGEELSVEVYILNFEDDIYGEAISVNFREFLHEEIKFENLEKLVERLDEDKIRTEKFQF